The genomic region CATGCTATGAGAgcttatacaataaaaaagaagcataatTAGTAACTAGCATaaagcaaaaggaaaaaattccTTACATAAAGGCATGTGTTATCTTGTGCATCCTTAAAGGAACCATTTTCTGTGTCTTGATCCAGGTATTTCACAATTTCAGGAGAGTCCATTATTGTTTGTTTGACTTCATAAGCAGAACCATCAGAGATTGTTGCAACATTATCCAAGTTATCTGCCTCTCCGTCTTCAGCCTCATAACTTACAGGCCTACTTGAATGGCTAAATACAGCTTCATACAGCTTCTTACTAACCATTGGCTGAGGTGAGAAAGGATCAGAAGGTCTACTTAGACCTGAGGAATGATCCTTTGGATTCAATTGTTCAACTTCCTGAACTGACATTTTGGGGATGTGTAACGTGGGAAGAGAAGGGGCTTCAATCCCCTCAGTGAGCCAATCCTTGTAGTAAACTGCGAACTGGTAAGTACCAGAATCCAGAGTTTCATTATAAACTTTGTCAAGAAGCTCAAGTTTCTTAATCTTGCTTGGGGTGTTTAGCAGAGAATCAGCTTCCTGATTATACCACTCCTTCATATGTGAAAGAtgtggaaagaaaagaaagtccCAAAGTTCAGGCAACAAGATTGTTCGTGCTGAAAAGGGAGAATCACAAAACACTTGCAAAAGATATTTAGATGAAGCTCTATCCTTCTTCTGCAGCTTGTATATCACACTGCGGTAAAGATGAGCACAAGCAGACAATCTAAAATTTGGAATTCCCGATGTATGTCCATCTTCCAAATCATTCGAGTTTAAGCTTGTGATCACACTCAGCTGCAGTGCAGCTCTTTTTAAATCCTTTGTGCTTGCAGCTTCCTCAGTAGCTTTTTCCACTGTCTCAATTGCTTGTTCAAGATTGGTAATCACTTTGCTCTTAATACTGTCTCCTTCTCCATTAAACATAAGGGAAGAGAAACAATTGTGACGAAGAGTAGTGCGAAATTCCTCATCTCTCAGGAAACGCTTAATGTAACCATTCAAGATGGAAACCATGGCTTTGACAGCAACTTTATCCAGAGCTATATCAGATACTGCCTGTGAAGCAGTCTCGCACCTAGTTCTCTCGTCATCTTTAACCCTTTTGACAATCTTGGAACTTCTAACAGAACTGTCATAAGATGGGTTTATGCTGCTATCCTCAAATGCTGTATACTTTAGCAAACTTTTGCTAGAATTCCTACTGTGCCTTTCATCTACTATTACATTGTTCCCTCTCCTTGATAAGTACCTGTGGCTTTCTTCATTTCCCTGAGAAGATTTTTCACTCCTCTCTGAGTTATATGCTTTGACAGAATATATATCCTTAACCCCCTCATGTCCTTCTGCACCAACCTCAGTTATTTCACTTCCCTCAATCTCTCCtgaattatgtgttttgtCATTCTGCACATCATTTGAATCTCGGCGGCCAAGTCTTTCTGCAGAATCTATCTTTGATCTTCCatctattttttctcttgAAGCCAGATTATCCCGAGGTCTCCTGCTAGAAGTAATATCCCTTCTTGGTGATTCCCCTCTCGAAATGTATCGAGATAGATCAAATCTTGTCCTCTCAGTCTTCATTCTCCGGCCTAATGGTGAGTCTGACTTTGGTTTATCTCGAGAAGGGTAGAGAGACTTAATTACAGCATCTGCTCGAAATGAAGCTCTCAGTGCCATCCCTGATCTTCTTCCTCTAAACCCTTCCTCCGCAAGAAGCTCCTCCAAAGATGATGATGCCATTTCAGCTGATAACAGAATCTTCTTCCCTGCAAGTTATGCCACAGTAATTAGAATTGAAATACAATCTCTTCTAAAGAATGATAGACTTGTACACAAACTCCAAGAATCATAGACCACCTGTAACAATGATAATACAACAGCTTTCTTGAGGTAGATACAGGAAACAAACAAGAACAAGCAACCTGTTCTCAGTCAGAAAGCCTGTTAACTAGTTTACAAATAACTTCTTTTCCATCAATTCAGTTTGTGAAGGAATCCTAAATTTTTACAGAGCTGCAAGCATTTCCTAAATGTTAACTCATAGCTGGTTCACACCAGAAGAAGAACATGAAACTAGATTATTATGTGAACTTACAAGATAATTAACCACCTTAGAACATGAAAATTAAAGTGGGAAACTCATCAAACTTTTGAGTTCCATGCctttattattaaacacaTGACAAGCATGATGTTCTGTCAGAATTCCATAACGTGGAACTGCAAAAGTCAAACTTAATCACTGTTGGGAACATATCATACAGAAGAATCCAATCCAGTTGAATTCCTTGCAAAATCATGTCACTTATGGcatcaaaagaaaagctttaaAAAAGAGAACTTACCTTGAAGCTACTTTTGACAATTAAACATCAACCTATCAACATTACTGAGTGATGGATTAGAGTTGTTACGGCGATGATTACACGGAAGTGGGTGGCAGAATATGGGAATAGTGCTGAAGAATATTATTAGGGGGAAACAGGGAGATGCTTGGTAAAGAAAAGccatgaaaaaaagaaaagaaaagaaaaggaaatttggATTTGTCTATTATAAAGGACTGCAAAAACAAAGAGGACAAACAGAAAATGAAAGTGAAAGGTGTGAAGGTGGAGGGACATTACAATAGGCAAGAAGGGAAAGAGGACTGAAGAGTGACAAATGGAAGATGACAAAAATTGAAGAAGAGAATAGAGTTTACTGTTTCAGTTCATGGAAATGGAAATCTGACTGTGTCAATATGGTCGGTTTGTTTTGTTCTGTTATAACAATGTTTAAGATAGGTAATTTCAACGGTCTCAACTGCCTGCCGCCCTCTCTCTCTCGCTCTCTGTCTTGCGCACTTGGCTGTTAGTTAGTCCCTATCCTCTCGCTAAGAGTGAAAACAAACCGAGCCCATAAAAACTCAGGGGAAAGCACAGAATTTGACACTGTatttaaccttttttttttacataagAAGCAATCTGTTTTTTTGGTAATACTTTAGCATTTTAAAACCTTATTTAGTGTTAATTCACTGTGATTTTATTATCACTCGATTGCTTACTAACCTAATTTTCATCCAAAATTAAtcatatcaaattttatagagaatttagagaaaaaaatcaaagagaaagaaaataattttataatttaaatttttatttaattctagtCAATCCTAACCAGTTTTGaatgatataataaaattaaagaacttTATATTTCATTATCCATCCTACAAGACGAATTTTATAGCAATTAGATTTCGTTTGTGATTcaatgtttaaaaataaattctaaacaatATAATTCTCAAAGTACATGATCACATGATCAATTTTTGTACTATAAGGACCTCTTATGTTAAAAGGTTAGATTACATGgtcaattttatattattcccAAAACATATTATTATGCAGATTTGGTTTGGTAAAATCATATTAACTAGTTATTTAGCTAAGTATTTCACGGTCGTTGTTATTGTtctaattatgaaattaaatttataaatgaaatttaataaaattttaatatttaatatatttataatattttaaaaaataataaataaaatattttaaatattctttttaaatttttaatatcttaagattagtgtaataatataaaaattattttaaaattattcattaattaattttattattatataaattaatactatcaatataattaatattactatttttagaattaaaaatcattatacaattaaaaaattaatttattagtgaatctaatattataaatataatactaaaattttatttttgaaaactaaattatcattttattaattaatatatcattaaaatataattaatattctatttttaaaatagaatcaGAATCTTTATCTAATTaggaaataaatttattagttaatataatattaaaacataattaatatgctatttattaggattagaatcaatatttaattaagaatgtaacttattaaataataaattaataaaaaattataaaattattataattttgaatttcatgTATCAAAGATAAGTACATAAGTCAAagcaaaaatttaatatatcaaaatataagcACATAtgttaaagaaattttaggtctcaaaaattaatatatatagatgacTTAAATCAGTCCTAGTTCGAGATATTTTGGAGAGTtcaaataagttaaaaaaatagagaatccGAGTTGAACTTaaattcacttatttttattagaaaaataaaaataaataaataaaataagttgtattatattaaagtaattatagaaaaatatggtactaatttctctaaaaataaataaaaatgtcttattttattaaaatgaaagaattcttttaatgaaaatattcaaaactattatcatatatttaaatgtaaaaaatagaaaaggatttattttattttatttatttttaaaacatatgtttatcttattattgtagataatatatattatttttaatgaatctAAAAGCTTATAAACATGGTAAATGAACATTTACTCTTTCAAGCTTagcttgaatttttaataagtttaaaagtaaatttaagttcatattattatattttttaaataaattcaaataaattaaaaaatagaaattcgAGCCAAACTCAAAttgtttaaataatttttctatctCTTCCATGACAATatgaaaactatttttaattgacTAATTAGTTAAAACTGAACCAAAAGTCTAAAAATCATCAGTTTAACTAAttcaaaatatcaattaattaatcacCACTTAACTAAAAACTTAACATGGATCTTTAAAAAAGACAAAGATAAACAATGTCATTTTATAAGTCAAAACCATCAATCTCAACTACCCTTAAActcctaaaataaaaagaaatagtggCACTAGTTTTTTCTTCAACTTATTATAACAACactcaagaaaataaaaaatcaaataattatttgactCCAAATATCAAAGTCGACTAGTGTgactcaattaattaaaaaaatgcataaatcaaatagttatttttaacaaGCTAAAGAGAATATAGATCTTAAGATAAACaacaaattttatatgtcaGCTTAGGTAGCCTGCTACCTAATCGATGGGTAGATGATGTTTTAAACTTGGTACTTACAAATACACAGactatttttatagtaaaagCGGTAAAATACTCAAGGTCGATATCTCAAAGAATTATAatgccacttattataaagattaactattaatacaaataataaaagtaaatctaaatagtttaaattaatatttgagaaaatataatatttataaaaaaataaaataaactaataaagtaaatatgcaaataagatgatttaaaaaagatatatgttAAAAGCAATATCTACTCTAGCCAATTACTTATAAGTAGTCTCTATATACCTACCACGCCATGTGATTGTTAAGTAGAAGCTAAATTAGTCTCCAAGTGGTCTCTCAGGTCATTGCATTAGCGACCAACTTTAGACCAGGTAGAAATTACTTTCTAGGTAGTTAAATAGCGACTATTTTGTGTGATCGCTAATTTTAGAGACTACTTTGATTTTTAGTTGCTATTTTCGTTAGGGACGAAGGTTTTAGAGACCACTAAATGTGGTTTCTAAGTGTCGCTAATTGTCTTTAGCGACCACTTAGAGACTAAATCTTATGGTCTCTAAATTACTGAATTCTTATAGTTTTAGTACTCTTCTTATTTTAACATTGAACACAGATATAATGAATGAGATAGtgatgtttctttttctttaatcacttaagctaatgatgcatataaaatttcttttatcaatcaTATATTGAAGCAAAGATGATATCTCTAACATattcaacctaaatatttataacaattattattactgaattaatatgatggttaaataataagaataaataaaactaataaaagtatattgacaaataaatgattccctaaatttaaataaaataaatagctaaactaaatactaagaaaaatttagactaacatatttaatcccACGATTATGGTGATTACAAGTTAAACTTgacataataaaaagaaagtaaaaaccCCCCATAAGATCCAGATTTCTTCAAGGCAAGAAGATGATTAGTCTTCACtctttaatatcaaaaaactTTCTTTGATCTTAAAAgaataactaaaaacaaagaataaagtaTCTATGAAAAACTATAGAGAATTACAGAGATAAGAATGGTAGACAGATGCTAATGGGAGATATAGCAGAAAGCGGATAGGAGAGACCTCTCATCCTCTTTTAAATATAGATTTacagagatatatatagaagAATCCTCTATCAAGATAAATCTCCTTAAACATAATTATACACGGGATAaatctatctaatagataagactatagatatttttatttccacCTAATATCATATcgtaataactcttaatatatatcttaataataatacaaaatgattaaattgcCTTATATGAATAGTGATTTTCGGCTAGTCCATTAAAATATCCAGTCCACACATCTCAGTCTTGGGTTTTGACACAAACTTATCTTTTGAgtatttcttatataattttctctttaGCTAATACTACCTGAAAAAAGacaatcaaatttaaatgagGTAAATACACCTATAtttaccatattatatatatgtatataatatggacctacatattaaattttatagtttttttaaaatacttcttaatattgtagtatattttttctttttttttcaattagtcaataaattaataataataatgataatatgattaatattttttaaaaataagagattttttaattaattagtatattaaatatatttatataaattaatactaaactaatttattaattatatttatataatttaatcctaaatttataatgaatATGAACATTacacataaataataattatagtaaatataataattatacatatatattacatgtgctcaaaaattatatatatagattcgGACGGTTAACTGAACCATCAGTTTCTTAATatagaaaactgaaatcagaaattgaattttttttttaaaatcgaAACCAAAATCGTCGGTTcgattaatcttttttatcagtttagtttttcaattttagattGATTTTTCGGTTAAATTGTTTTTTATCATCCTTATTCACCGGTCATTAtagttaaaatctataaatatccTAATAATATCacagaaaaaaat from Ricinus communis isolate WT05 ecotype wild-type chromosome 9, ASM1957865v1, whole genome shotgun sequence harbors:
- the LOC8267536 gene encoding putative E3 ubiquitin-protein ligase LIN-1; translated protein: MASSSLEELLAEEGFRGRRSGMALRASFRADAVIKSLYPSRDKPKSDSPLGRRMKTERTRFDLSRYISRGESPRRDITSSRRPRDNLASREKIDGRSKIDSAERLGRRDSNDVQNDKTHNSGEIEGSEITEVGAEGHEGVKDIYSVKAYNSERSEKSSQGNEESHRYLSRRGNNVIVDERHSRNSSKSLLKYTAFEDSSINPSYDSSVRSSKIVKRVKDDERTRCETASQAVSDIALDKVAVKAMVSILNGYIKRFLRDEEFRTTLRHNCFSSLMFNGEGDSIKSKVITNLEQAIETVEKATEEAASTKDLKRAALQLSVITSLNSNDLEDGHTSGIPNFRLSACAHLYRSVIYKLQKKDRASSKYLLQVFCDSPFSARTILLPELWDFLFFPHLSHMKEWYNQEADSLLNTPSKIKKLELLDKVYNETLDSGTYQFAVYYKDWLTEGIEAPSLPTLHIPKMSVQEVEQLNPKDHSSGLSRPSDPFSPQPMVSKKLYEAVFSHSSRPVSYEAEDGEADNLDNVATISDGSAYEVKQTIMDSPEIVKYLDQDTENGSFKDAQDNTCLYHNGLTSEKEEWKLPKMSPPPESDCNYEIRSSNRQEERAGDDAMLNAFSHTKANESILMSLAKSVIELQQTDDSGVIYSKQTNVVTSCEELDGTYQYFDDGSFLASVPQDFICPLSGQIFENPVTLETGQTFEQQAIREWFSMGNRTCPVTGKTLECPTVPFTNFILKRVISNWKLGHCSRLLALASQIFMNSGKDESRQRDEKAIFILEKLLTSFGREERLANAKHLVSLGGLEFLIRRIRFGELEEKIRVAALLSCCIEADASCRNHIIKRIDKWGLLELLHSKQPKSRRNAVLLLTELLCLSRRKDVKLFLSGLQNEELMNAMHILLMYLQNSPPEQRPWVAVLLLHLDPLVEHHKFSIYREEAVDAIVMALESSLTDEKVCEKTCRALLALGGRFSASGKSLTESWVLKQAGFNKIYELNSHEEDSLCDDSFSLEGEEETTNEWLRNLSASLLGNGKKSFLEAISKCLASGNLNLIEACLATIAWLSSALSALSDAEFHLSAFSALISGLKESLENGEQIELKVLASMSLINFSKIPECRVLLMTIAEEIAVPLRALLK